One genomic region from Vannielia litorea encodes:
- the glpK gene encoding glycerol kinase GlpK, whose product MTYILAIDQGTTSSRAILFDKNLGVAATAQEEFTQHFPASGWVEHEAADLWTTTAATCRAAIEKAGASSGDIAAIGITNQRETTVVWDRATGKAIHNAIVWQDRRTADFCRDLKAQGHEEAVTEATGLLLDPYFSGTKLRWILDNVEGARAKAEAGELAFGTVDSWIIWHLTGGKAHVTDATNAARTMLYDIRKGAWSEEMCALLDIPMAMLPEVKDCAADFGTTRPDLFGGREIPILGVAGDQQAATVGQACFEPGMMKSTYGTGCFALLNTGADPVKSENRLLTTIAYQLDGKPTYALEGSIFVAGAVVQWLRDGMKLIREAGETQPLAEGADTGQGVVMVPAFTGLGAPYWDADCRGAVYGLTRATGPAEFARAALESVGYQTRDLLEAMQADWGGAGETALRVDGGMSASDWAMQFLSDIIGAPVDRPKVLETTAMGAAWLAGQRAGVYPDREGFAKTWALDRSFAPEMAEAEREEKYARWKRAVAATLSF is encoded by the coding sequence ATGACCTACATTCTTGCCATCGACCAGGGCACCACCTCCTCTCGGGCCATCCTGTTTGACAAAAACCTCGGCGTGGCCGCCACCGCGCAGGAGGAGTTCACCCAGCATTTTCCGGCTTCCGGCTGGGTGGAGCATGAGGCGGCCGACCTCTGGACGACCACTGCAGCCACCTGCCGCGCGGCCATCGAGAAGGCGGGCGCCAGCAGCGGTGACATTGCCGCCATCGGCATCACCAACCAGCGCGAGACCACGGTGGTTTGGGACAGGGCCACCGGCAAGGCGATCCACAATGCCATTGTCTGGCAAGACCGCCGCACCGCCGATTTTTGCCGCGATCTCAAGGCGCAGGGTCATGAAGAGGCCGTGACGGAGGCGACGGGGCTGCTGCTCGATCCGTATTTTTCCGGCACCAAGCTGCGCTGGATCCTCGACAACGTGGAGGGCGCGCGGGCGAAGGCCGAGGCGGGCGAGCTGGCCTTCGGGACCGTGGACAGCTGGATCATCTGGCACCTCACCGGCGGCAAGGCCCATGTGACCGATGCGACCAATGCGGCGCGCACGATGCTCTACGACATTCGCAAGGGCGCGTGGTCGGAAGAGATGTGCGCGCTGCTCGACATCCCCATGGCGATGCTGCCGGAGGTGAAGGACTGCGCCGCGGACTTTGGAACCACGCGTCCCGATCTCTTTGGCGGCCGCGAAATCCCCATTCTGGGCGTTGCGGGCGACCAGCAGGCGGCGACGGTGGGGCAGGCCTGTTTTGAGCCGGGGATGATGAAATCGACCTATGGCACCGGCTGCTTTGCGCTGCTCAACACCGGGGCCGATCCGGTGAAGAGCGAGAACCGGCTGCTGACGACCATTGCTTATCAGCTAGACGGCAAGCCGACCTATGCGCTCGAAGGCTCGATCTTTGTCGCCGGGGCGGTGGTGCAATGGCTGCGCGACGGGATGAAGCTGATCCGCGAGGCCGGGGAGACACAGCCGCTGGCGGAAGGAGCCGACACGGGGCAGGGGGTGGTCATGGTGCCCGCCTTCACCGGACTGGGCGCGCCTTATTGGGATGCCGATTGCCGCGGGGCCGTCTATGGCCTGACCCGGGCGACTGGGCCAGCGGAGTTTGCGCGGGCGGCGCTCGAAAGCGTGGGCTATCAGACGCGCGATCTGCTGGAGGCGATGCAAGCCGATTGGGGCGGGGCGGGGGAAACTGCTTTGCGCGTAGACGGCGGCATGAGCGCCTCGGACTGGGCGATGCAGTTTTTGTCAGACATCATCGGCGCGCCGGTGGACCGGCCCAAGGTGCTGGAGACCACGGCGATGGGGGCGGCCTGGCTCGCGGGTCAGAGGGCAGGGGTCTATCCCGACCGGGAGGGGTTTGCGAAGACATGGGCGCTCGACCGCAGCTTTGCGCCGGAGATGGCGGAGGCGGAGCGGGAGGAGAAATACGCCCGCTGGAAGCGCGCGGTGGCGGCGACGCTCAGCTTTTAG
- a CDS encoding ABC transporter substrate-binding protein yields MKLNLRSTTAFTGGLAVALSLAVPAFAGMDEAREFLDAEIGDLSTLSREDQEAEMQWFVDAAAPFSGMDIKVVSETITTHEYEAQVLAPAFTAITGIQITHDLIGEGDVVEKLQTQMQSGENVYDAYINDSDLIGTHWRYQQAHNLTDWMAGDGADVTNPGLDLEDFIGLSFTTGPDGKVYQLPDQQFANLYWFRYDWFNDEKTKADFKEAYGYDLGVPVNWSAYEDIAEFFTGRDMSYAGGPSEGVYGNMDYGKKDPSLGWRYTDAWMSMAGMGDKGEPNGLPVDEWGIRVNENSQPVGSCTSRGGATNGPAAVYAVTKAIEWLEKYSPPAAAGMTFGEAGPVPAQGSIAQQMFWYTAFTADMVGDGAAAVLNEDGTPKWRMAPSPHGAYWEEGTKIGYQDAGSWTLLKSTPIDRAKAAWLYAQFVTSKTVDVKKSHVGLTFIRESTIQDESFTERAPKLGGLVEFYRSPARVQWSPTGTNVPDYPKLAQLWWQNIGDAMSGAKTPQEALDSLCADQERVLERLERAGVQGDLGPVMNEEKDPQEWLDAPGAPKAKLDNEDPTPETISYDELIASWN; encoded by the coding sequence ATGAAGCTCAATCTCAGATCAACCACCGCCTTTACCGGCGGGCTGGCGGTGGCGCTCAGCCTCGCCGTGCCGGCCTTCGCGGGCATGGACGAGGCGCGGGAGTTCCTCGACGCCGAGATCGGTGATCTCTCCACGCTCTCGCGCGAGGACCAGGAAGCCGAGATGCAGTGGTTCGTCGATGCCGCCGCCCCGTTCTCGGGCATGGATATCAAGGTGGTGTCGGAAACCATCACCACCCACGAGTACGAGGCGCAGGTGCTGGCCCCGGCCTTCACCGCGATCACTGGCATCCAGATCACCCACGACCTCATCGGTGAGGGTGACGTGGTGGAAAAGCTGCAAACGCAAATGCAGTCGGGCGAGAACGTTTATGATGCCTACATCAACGACTCCGACCTCATCGGCACCCACTGGCGCTACCAGCAGGCTCACAACCTGACCGACTGGATGGCGGGCGATGGTGCCGATGTGACCAACCCCGGCCTCGACCTCGAAGACTTCATCGGTCTGTCGTTCACCACTGGCCCCGATGGGAAGGTCTACCAGCTGCCCGACCAGCAGTTCGCCAACCTCTACTGGTTCCGCTACGACTGGTTCAACGACGAGAAGACCAAGGCCGACTTCAAGGAAGCCTATGGCTACGACCTCGGCGTGCCAGTCAACTGGTCGGCCTATGAAGACATCGCCGAGTTCTTCACCGGGCGCGACATGTCTTACGCGGGCGGCCCGTCGGAGGGTGTCTATGGCAACATGGACTACGGCAAGAAGGACCCCTCGCTCGGCTGGCGTTACACCGATGCGTGGATGTCGATGGCCGGGATGGGCGACAAGGGTGAGCCAAACGGCCTGCCGGTGGACGAGTGGGGCATTCGTGTGAACGAAAACTCCCAGCCCGTCGGCTCCTGCACCTCCCGTGGCGGCGCAACCAACGGCCCCGCTGCCGTTTACGCCGTCACCAAGGCGATCGAGTGGCTGGAGAAGTACTCTCCGCCCGCCGCTGCCGGCATGACCTTTGGTGAAGCCGGCCCGGTGCCAGCGCAGGGCTCCATCGCCCAGCAGATGTTCTGGTACACCGCCTTCACCGCCGACATGGTGGGTGACGGGGCGGCTGCGGTGCTCAACGAGGACGGTACGCCCAAGTGGCGCATGGCTCCCTCGCCGCATGGCGCCTATTGGGAAGAGGGCACCAAGATTGGCTACCAGGACGCCGGCAGCTGGACGCTGCTGAAGTCCACCCCGATCGATCGTGCCAAGGCGGCCTGGCTCTATGCCCAGTTCGTCACCTCCAAGACGGTGGATGTGAAGAAGTCCCACGTGGGCCTGACCTTCATCCGCGAGAGCACCATCCAGGACGAGAGCTTCACCGAGCGCGCGCCCAAGTTGGGCGGTCTGGTGGAATTCTACCGCTCGCCCGCGCGGGTGCAGTGGTCGCCCACCGGGACCAACGTGCCGGACTACCCCAAGCTGGCGCAGCTGTGGTGGCAGAACATCGGTGATGCGATGTCGGGCGCGAAGACCCCTCAGGAGGCGCTGGACTCGCTCTGCGCCGATCAGGAACGGGTGCTGGAGCGGCTTGAGCGCGCAGGCGTTCAGGGTGATCTTGGCCCGGTCATGAATGAGGAGAAGGACCCGCAAGAGTGGCTCGATGCGCCCGGCGCGCCCAAGGCCAAGCTCGACAACGAGGACCCGACCCCGGAGACCATCAGCTACGATGAGCTGATCGCTTCCTGGAACTGA
- a CDS encoding carbohydrate ABC transporter permease, with product MTDATANAPAMSAPKVRVKGSAIVMGLYLLFLLLPIYWLVNMSLKHNAEILGSFSLFPRDLTFDNYKVILTDPSWYMGYVNSLIYVVMNTVISVAVALPAAYAFSRYHFLGDKHLFFWLLTNRMAPPAVFALPFFQLYSSVGLFDTHIAVALAHCLFNVPLAVWILEGFMRGVPKEIDETAYIDGYSFPKFFVKIFMPLIASGIGVAAFFCFMFSWVELLLSRTLTTVDAKPIAATMTRTVSASGLDWGVLAAAGVLTIVPGALVIYFVRNYIAKGFALGRV from the coding sequence ATGACGGATGCCACCGCAAATGCCCCCGCCATGAGCGCGCCCAAGGTGCGGGTGAAGGGCTCGGCCATCGTGATGGGGCTCTACCTGCTGTTCCTGCTGCTGCCGATCTACTGGCTGGTGAACATGAGCCTGAAGCATAACGCCGAGATCCTTGGCAGCTTCTCATTGTTTCCGCGTGATCTGACCTTCGACAACTACAAGGTCATCCTGACCGACCCGAGCTGGTACATGGGCTACGTGAACTCGCTGATCTACGTGGTGATGAACACGGTGATCTCGGTGGCCGTGGCGCTGCCGGCGGCCTATGCCTTCAGCCGCTACCACTTTCTGGGCGACAAGCACCTGTTCTTCTGGCTGCTGACCAACCGGATGGCGCCGCCGGCGGTCTTCGCGCTGCCGTTCTTCCAGCTCTATTCGTCGGTCGGCCTCTTCGACACCCACATTGCCGTGGCGCTGGCGCATTGCCTCTTCAACGTGCCGCTCGCGGTGTGGATCCTGGAGGGTTTCATGCGGGGGGTGCCGAAGGAGATCGACGAGACCGCCTATATCGACGGCTATTCCTTCCCGAAGTTCTTCGTGAAGATCTTCATGCCGCTGATTGCGTCGGGCATCGGCGTCGCCGCCTTCTTCTGCTTCATGTTCAGTTGGGTCGAGCTGCTGCTCTCGCGGACGCTGACCACGGTCGACGCCAAGCCGATTGCCGCGACCATGACCCGCACCGTCTCCGCCTCCGGCCTCGACTGGGGCGTGCTCGCGGCGGCGGGGGTGCTGACCATCGTGCCCGGCGCGCTCGTGATCTACTTCGTCCGCAACTACATCGCCAAGGGCTTCGCCCTGGGTCGCGTTTAA
- a CDS encoding DUF2160 domain-containing protein, with protein MDWMAWTWPTAIFFLVIASLLITFTILAIKFPETPRKGVLQIETTRGDRLFITLLGSAFINLAWLGLTGLAQPWALVLCLIYAAAVFRWV; from the coding sequence ATGGATTGGATGGCATGGACATGGCCCACCGCCATATTCTTTCTCGTGATCGCGAGCCTGCTGATCACCTTCACCATACTGGCGATCAAGTTTCCCGAGACGCCCCGCAAGGGGGTGCTCCAGATCGAAACCACACGGGGCGACCGCCTCTTCATCACCCTTCTCGGCTCGGCCTTCATCAACCTGGCCTGGCTCGGATTGACCGGACTTGCCCAACCTTGGGCGCTGGTCCTCTGCCTGATCTATGCCGCAGCGGTGTTCCGCTGGGTTTAG
- a CDS encoding RNA polymerase sigma factor, whose protein sequence is MTRAAPEQASADPRDEIVEHLPAMRAFAMSLARNSAQADDLVQDAVVKAWSNFDKFKVGTNLRAWLFTILRNTFYSARRKSGREVADVDGIMAGGLASKPDHDGRLALADFQAAFATLPDEQRETLWLVGALGMSYDEAAETCNCAVGTVKSRANRARARLAELLHLKDDEELELTDQSTMAVVAASITPLG, encoded by the coding sequence ATGACGCGCGCTGCACCTGAGCAGGCCTCGGCCGATCCGCGTGACGAGATCGTCGAGCATCTTCCGGCCATGCGCGCCTTTGCCATGAGCCTCGCCCGAAATTCAGCCCAGGCCGACGACCTCGTGCAAGATGCCGTGGTCAAGGCGTGGAGCAACTTCGACAAGTTCAAGGTCGGCACCAACCTGCGTGCTTGGCTTTTCACCATCCTTCGCAACACCTTTTACTCGGCGCGCCGCAAGTCTGGCCGCGAAGTGGCGGACGTTGATGGCATCATGGCCGGTGGCCTTGCCTCGAAGCCCGACCACGATGGCCGGCTCGCCTTGGCTGACTTTCAGGCTGCCTTTGCGACACTGCCAGATGAGCAGCGTGAAACGCTCTGGCTCGTGGGTGCGCTCGGCATGTCTTATGACGAGGCGGCGGAGACCTGTAACTGCGCCGTTGGCACCGTGAAGAGCCGCGCCAATAGGGCTCGCGCCCGCCTTGCCGAGCTGCTTCATCTGAAGGATGACGAAGAGCTGGAGCTGACCGACCAGAGCACCATGGCCGTGGTCGCTGCCAGCATCACCCCGCTCGGCTGA
- a CDS encoding sensor histidine kinase, with protein MRNYAQSLIFRVAVMLTVALLPVGIIALMQTANVARQASELNRSALFGRTVSDVEDMRELLHGGFASARVLATSVVGLRDDPAACSELMRQLVDRSVVYTLATFIDTENRSECNSRGEPYDLEGSSVAAQMEANRVPMAELLERGRISGLEVMVLAYPVYQDGVYLGFVSISIEEDDLSRREDSVGASATGEVEQEPIDLVTFTDEGRVLMSDLTQDQLDAELPQEVSLKALVGGGVTAFSGESQTGEARVYTLVPIIPGLVHAMAIWEDEAPDGLNWYSAALFPILMWVISLGVAYIAVHRLVLVHIRRLRSRMIRFAAGHRSLNTVPDVSRRAPSELREMNETFESMAETILHDEAELENGIHEKNLLLREVHHRVKNNLQLIASIMNMEIRKATGEEARTTLRRILDRVLGLATVHSSLYQTSRLSVVHADALLNAILRQTLSTALPKDAGVTPKMEIEDLTIAPDQAVPISLLTTEAVTNATKHMGHPDGPGSAWLTVELEELDPVEDSETGEMGPPRARLTVANSIGEPLTRDFTPPSSNGLGSQLIRAFAAQLGGKLEVVPGEEEFRLAVTFPIEEQPEGEPEAEIAPGERTVPPRSLPREDSAA; from the coding sequence GTGCGGAACTACGCGCAATCGCTGATCTTCAGGGTCGCCGTGATGCTCACGGTGGCCCTGTTGCCCGTTGGGATCATCGCCTTGATGCAAACGGCGAACGTCGCTCGACAGGCCAGCGAGCTGAATCGCTCCGCGCTCTTCGGGCGCACCGTGTCGGATGTGGAGGACATGCGCGAGTTGCTCCATGGCGGCTTTGCCTCGGCGCGGGTGCTGGCCACTTCGGTTGTGGGGCTGCGCGATGACCCGGCGGCCTGCTCGGAGCTGATGCGCCAACTCGTGGACCGCAGCGTTGTTTATACCCTCGCCACCTTCATCGACACCGAGAACCGCAGCGAGTGCAACTCGCGCGGTGAGCCCTATGACCTCGAAGGCTCCAGCGTTGCGGCGCAGATGGAGGCGAACCGCGTTCCGATGGCCGAATTGCTGGAGCGGGGGCGGATCTCGGGGCTGGAAGTGATGGTGCTGGCCTATCCGGTTTATCAGGATGGCGTTTATCTCGGCTTCGTTTCGATCTCGATCGAGGAAGATGACCTCTCTCGCCGGGAAGACAGCGTGGGCGCCTCTGCGACGGGGGAGGTGGAGCAGGAGCCGATTGACCTTGTGACCTTCACCGATGAGGGCAGGGTGCTGATGTCGGACCTGACGCAGGACCAACTCGATGCCGAGTTGCCGCAGGAGGTCTCGCTCAAAGCGCTTGTGGGCGGCGGGGTCACGGCGTTTTCGGGCGAGAGCCAGACCGGGGAGGCGCGGGTCTATACCCTTGTGCCGATCATCCCTGGGCTCGTGCATGCCATGGCGATCTGGGAAGATGAGGCTCCTGACGGGCTCAACTGGTACAGCGCCGCGCTTTTCCCGATCCTGATGTGGGTCATTTCGCTCGGCGTGGCCTATATCGCCGTGCACCGGCTGGTGCTGGTGCATATCCGCCGGCTGCGCTCGCGGATGATCCGCTTTGCCGCCGGGCACCGCAGCCTGAACACGGTGCCCGATGTCTCGCGGCGCGCGCCCTCCGAGTTGCGCGAGATGAACGAGACCTTTGAGAGCATGGCGGAAACCATCCTCCACGACGAGGCCGAGCTGGAGAACGGGATTCACGAGAAGAACCTGCTGCTGCGGGAGGTGCATCACCGGGTGAAGAACAACCTTCAGCTCATCGCCTCGATCATGAACATGGAGATCCGCAAGGCGACCGGGGAAGAGGCCCGCACCACCCTGCGCCGCATTCTCGACCGGGTGCTCGGGCTGGCAACGGTGCATTCCAGCCTGTACCAGACCTCGCGGCTTTCGGTCGTGCATGCCGATGCGCTGCTGAACGCGATCCTGCGCCAGACCCTTAGCACGGCCTTGCCGAAAGACGCGGGCGTGACGCCGAAGATGGAGATCGAGGATCTGACAATCGCACCGGATCAGGCGGTGCCGATCTCGCTGCTGACGACCGAGGCGGTGACCAATGCCACCAAGCACATGGGCCACCCCGACGGCCCGGGCTCGGCCTGGTTGACGGTTGAGCTGGAAGAGCTCGATCCGGTGGAAGACAGTGAAACCGGCGAGATGGGGCCGCCACGGGCACGGCTGACGGTGGCCAACTCCATCGGTGAGCCGCTGACCCGCGATTTCACCCCGCCGTCGAGCAATGGCCTCGGCAGCCAGTTGATCCGTGCCTTTGCGGCCCAGCTTGGCGGCAAGCTCGAAGTTGTACCCGGAGAGGAAGAGTTCCGCCTTGCGGTGACCTTCCCGATCGAGGAGCAGCCCGAAGGGGAGCCGGAGGCCGAGATTGCGCCGGGCGAACGCACGGTGCCGCCACGCAGCCTGCCCCGCGAGGACAGCGCGGCATGA
- a CDS encoding MarR family winged helix-turn-helix transcriptional regulator, whose translation MMDPDLPLEATHEVGWACLCLRAQRAARQLARIFDEVFRPLGLTNGQFSLLMSLNRPAPPRLTDLTGQLGMDRTTLTAAVKVLERRGLMRQEPDEKDKRAKRLMLTDEGRAILKEALPIWRKTHARIEAELERITAAQLRDGLDQIAGRNKPPEAASGTAAKS comes from the coding sequence ATGATGGACCCGGACCTTCCCCTCGAAGCGACCCATGAGGTCGGCTGGGCCTGCCTGTGCCTGCGCGCGCAACGCGCCGCACGCCAGCTTGCGCGGATATTCGACGAGGTGTTCCGCCCGCTCGGCCTGACCAATGGCCAGTTCTCGCTTCTGATGAGCCTCAACCGCCCTGCCCCGCCCCGCCTGACCGACCTAACCGGGCAATTGGGCATGGACCGCACCACGCTCACAGCGGCGGTGAAGGTGCTGGAGCGGCGCGGGTTGATGCGGCAAGAACCCGACGAGAAAGACAAGCGCGCCAAGCGCCTGATGCTGACCGACGAGGGTCGCGCGATCCTGAAAGAAGCTCTCCCGATCTGGCGCAAAACCCACGCCAGGATCGAGGCCGAGCTGGAACGGATCACCGCCGCCCAGCTCCGCGACGGGCTCGATCAGATCGCGGGCCGCAACAAGCCGCCCGAGGCTGCCAGCGGCACCGCCGCTAAAAGCTGA
- a CDS encoding YceI family protein — translation MIRQVLVAAAFFAAAPAVAQDMAMDLTKTDLSTLKAGTYTLDPSHSSLIFEVNHIGISTFRASFDSFTATIELDPADPSTAQLTARVDVASLDIPTPEPEGFRAMLLAPPWFDLAGHPEITLTSAAIRLTGERAAEVEGRLTLNGTTAPVALTVTALGGWEGNQYDPNARIGFNAEGSFMRSALGFDVGLPPPGSTMGVSDEVRFTIDAEFTGPAWEG, via the coding sequence ATGATCCGGCAAGTGCTTGTGGCAGCGGCGTTTTTCGCCGCCGCCCCGGCCGTGGCACAAGACATGGCGATGGATCTGACCAAGACCGATCTGAGCACGCTGAAGGCCGGCACCTACACGCTCGATCCGTCGCATTCGAGCCTGATCTTCGAGGTGAACCACATTGGCATCTCGACCTTCCGGGCGAGCTTTGACAGCTTCACCGCAACGATCGAGCTGGACCCGGCGGACCCGTCGACCGCGCAGCTGACCGCGCGGGTTGATGTGGCCTCGCTCGATATTCCCACGCCGGAGCCGGAGGGCTTCAGGGCCATGCTGCTCGCGCCGCCGTGGTTCGACCTCGCGGGCCACCCCGAGATCACGCTCACCAGCGCGGCAATCCGCCTCACCGGGGAGAGGGCTGCCGAGGTGGAGGGGAGGCTCACGCTCAACGGCACCACTGCGCCGGTGGCGCTGACCGTCACGGCGCTCGGCGGCTGGGAGGGCAACCAGTATGACCCGAACGCGCGCATCGGTTTTAATGCCGAGGGGAGCTTCATGCGCTCGGCGCTGGGTTTCGATGTGGGCTTGCCGCCGCCCGGCTCCACGATGGGAGTTTCGGACGAGGTGCGGTTTACCATCGACGCCGAGTTCACCGGCCCGGCGTGGGAGGGGTGA
- a CDS encoding NepR family anti-sigma factor codes for MKEQEKQANEGLRRQIDENLRRVFQAQVEEDVPDRFTDLLKRLREQDNRNGTAE; via the coding sequence ATGAAAGAGCAGGAAAAACAGGCGAACGAGGGGCTGCGCCGTCAGATCGACGAGAACCTCCGTCGGGTCTTCCAGGCCCAGGTGGAGGAGGACGTGCCCGATCGGTTCACCGATCTCCTCAAACGGCTGCGCGAGCAGGATAACAGGAACGGAACCGCTGAATGA
- a CDS encoding PaaI family thioesterase, whose product MTQATLTPPNAQGSVAAMTETPDHPAPPAGYTPLATLCPVDSSMGPWFVRDNDDGSRTVGFRIGAHHLNANGVCHGGVTATFADILARVFNETYSGRSGAAPVVGKMATITLDIDYLGPGLPGAWIEATPEVVKRTGKMLFTQALITDGQSPVARCKAIYRLFQQKGGTD is encoded by the coding sequence GTGACGCAGGCCACATTGACGCCGCCCAACGCGCAGGGCAGCGTGGCGGCGATGACTGAAACGCCAGACCACCCCGCTCCGCCCGCCGGTTACACCCCGCTCGCCACCCTCTGCCCGGTCGATAGCTCGATGGGGCCGTGGTTCGTGCGCGACAATGACGACGGCTCGCGGACGGTGGGCTTCAGGATCGGGGCGCACCACCTCAACGCAAATGGCGTCTGCCACGGCGGTGTGACGGCGACCTTTGCCGACATTCTCGCGCGGGTGTTCAACGAAACCTACAGCGGCCGCAGCGGCGCCGCGCCGGTGGTGGGCAAGATGGCGACGATCACGCTGGATATCGACTATCTCGGCCCGGGGCTGCCCGGCGCGTGGATCGAGGCGACGCCCGAAGTGGTCAAGCGCACCGGCAAGATGCTCTTCACGCAGGCGCTGATCACCGATGGCCAGAGCCCTGTGGCGCGCTGCAAGGCAATCTATCGGCTGTTCCAACAAAAAGGCGGGACCGACTAG
- a CDS encoding DUF1428 domain-containing protein, with translation MAYVQGFLLAVPQENKAKYKEMAEQALEMFKGYGCIGMQENWAVDVPDGKVTSFPMATKMEEGEVCVFSWVVWPDKETCDKAAEQMTKDMEGQEMPEMPFDGMRMMWGGFEPLVAWGEGSVQ, from the coding sequence ATGGCATATGTTCAAGGGTTCCTGCTCGCCGTGCCGCAGGAAAACAAGGCGAAATACAAGGAAATGGCCGAGCAGGCGCTTGAGATGTTCAAGGGCTACGGCTGCATCGGGATGCAGGAGAACTGGGCCGTCGACGTGCCTGATGGCAAGGTGACGAGCTTTCCGATGGCGACCAAGATGGAGGAGGGCGAGGTCTGCGTGTTCTCGTGGGTGGTCTGGCCCGACAAGGAGACCTGCGACAAGGCGGCGGAGCAGATGACCAAGGACATGGAGGGCCAAGAGATGCCCGAGATGCCCTTTGACGGGATGCGGATGATGTGGGGCGGCTTCGAGCCGCTGGTGGCTTGGGGTGAAGGCTCGGTGCAATGA
- a CDS encoding response regulator, which translates to MNSASSESFADGIARELPYLRRYSRALTGSQKSGDAYAAATLEAMLDDPDLGDRSQSPRVALFAAFHAIWTSSGAPVEASENDSFLAAQAQRHMAPLTPGTREALLLYTIEQFSYAQIGQITNSTAEEAEEMVATAQEEMARSISGKVMIIEDEAIIAMDLETVVAQMGHRVTGVARTHKGAVQLAQQERPDMILADIQLADNSSGIDAVNDILSEFGEMPVIFITAFPERLLTGEKPEPVFLITKPYTEEQVRLAVSQAMFFASTVTLVA; encoded by the coding sequence ATGAACAGTGCATCCTCCGAAAGCTTCGCTGACGGTATCGCGCGTGAACTCCCCTATCTCCGTCGCTACTCCAGAGCGCTGACGGGCAGCCAGAAGTCGGGCGACGCCTATGCCGCCGCCACGCTTGAGGCCATGCTCGACGATCCGGATCTCGGCGACCGCTCCCAGAGCCCCCGCGTGGCGCTCTTCGCAGCCTTCCACGCGATTTGGACAAGCTCCGGCGCCCCGGTGGAAGCCAGCGAGAATGACAGCTTCCTCGCTGCTCAGGCGCAGCGCCACATGGCGCCTCTGACCCCGGGCACCCGCGAGGCGCTGCTGCTCTATACCATCGAGCAGTTCTCCTATGCGCAGATCGGCCAGATTACCAACAGCACCGCCGAAGAGGCCGAAGAGATGGTGGCCACTGCGCAGGAAGAGATGGCCCGCTCGATCAGCGGCAAGGTTATGATCATCGAGGACGAGGCGATCATCGCGATGGATCTCGAGACCGTGGTCGCCCAGATGGGCCACCGCGTCACCGGTGTCGCCCGTACCCACAAGGGCGCGGTGCAGCTTGCCCAGCAGGAACGGCCCGACATGATCCTCGCCGACATCCAGCTGGCCGACAACAGCTCGGGCATCGACGCGGTGAATGACATCCTGTCGGAGTTTGGCGAGATGCCGGTGATCTTCATCACCGCCTTCCCCGAGCGCTTGCTGACCGGCGAAAAGCCGGAGCCGGTGTTCCTGATCACCAAGCCCTATACCGAAGAGCAGGTGCGCCTTGCCGTGAGCCAGGCCATGTTCTTCGCCTCCACGGTGACGCTCGTCGCCTGA